From Montipora foliosa isolate CH-2021 chromosome 6, ASM3666993v2, whole genome shotgun sequence, a single genomic window includes:
- the LOC138005898 gene encoding uncharacterized protein: MRIKEEESRTEEVRQQKWQGKLIEARWDDADVTGCFSWLCRWKTAPTHTVAGVYELYQQLLPTKIYQQYKTKTSNNTDVKCRMCGKAMESVPHVLSGCSILAQSKYKTRHDAALKVLFFDLLCDMGLIESAPSWCSPETPKPEYKNDRASAFWDVPVYAEKTEVRANRIDARVVDKQKKKVLLLEMSCPWIANRKQKEEEKTSKYAPLRWEICQQYPHYKIAQYNIIIDVLGGVSRKTLDSITELVGARADKILLDMQKAVISSTLNIARSFKVLTA, encoded by the coding sequence ATGAGGATTAAGGAAGAAGAAAGTAGAACTGAGGAGGTACGCCAACAGAAATGGCAAGGAAAGTTGATTGAAGCAAGATGGGATGACGCAGATGTGACTGGCTGTTTCAGTTGGCTATGCCGCTGGAAAACTGCGCCCACGCACACAGTGGCTGGAGTTTACGAACTATACCAACAGCTACTCCCCACTAAGATTTACCAACAGTACAAGACGAAGACAAGCAACAACACAGACGTCAAGTGTCGTATGTGCGGAAAAGCTATGGAGAGCGTCCCTCatgttttgagtggatgtagcaTACTAGCGCAGAGCAAGTACAAGACCAGGCACGACGCAGCCCTTAAAGTCCTTTTCTTCGATCTGCTCTGTGATATGGGATTAATAGAAAGTGCGCCATCTTGGTGTTCGCCTGAAACACCAAAACCAGAGTACAAGAATGATCGAGCCAGCGCCTTCTGGGATGTGCCAGTGTATGCAGAGAAGACGGAAGTAAGAGCAAATCGGATTGATGCAAGAGTTGTGGATAAGCAGAAGAAGAAGGTGCTATTATTAGAGATGAGTTGCCCGTGGATAGCAAACAGGAAACAgaaggaagaagagaaaacctCGAAGTACGCACCGCTCAGATGGGAGATCTGTCAGCAGTACCCACACTATAAGATTGCACAGTacaacatcatcatcgatgTGCTCGGTGGTGTATCAAGAAAGACACTAGACAGTATTACAGAGCTTGTAGGTGCCAGGGCAGATAAGATCTTATTGGATATGCAAAAGGCAGTCATCTCAAGTACCCTTAACATTGCACGgagtttcaaagttctcacagCGTAG
- the LOC138008112 gene encoding lysophosphatidic acid phosphatase type 6-like, producing MAAGRILRYSTFSLAASVGALKISKEISDKRKEITPNSKPNLELILVQIAFRHGARTPIFRSPCQELDEVTWPAQLHIGALPHTAADYEMKHVSGGPSPISETNDRLLKKLLKGGSPVGQLTKVGQQQMYDLGKRHAKTYVNDLEFLQDTFNPKEIYVRTTNFQRTIDSARCVVAGMFGKEQLKGLTIHTEDEDKEILYPNSDYCKTLRNWLRYSLSYEGVTSVQGFQDRQQKIHQALAINYHDKPNVAIHLRDIVVTMMAHDMEVPKAIIQVLNVIEEQALQLFLSMQCGISQQSRRKVLSLSVGLFLQHIMDNFDKKINDENDYKLMLFSAHDTTVVPLLLALRVFDDKWPDFAADVAFELYRDKNRVHYVRVLYKDEEKIIPGCSSPICPLDKFKALVSEYFVDNWEQDCNAKL from the exons ATGGCCGCCGGCCGGATTTTAAGATACTCCACGTTCAGTTTGGCTGCCTCAGTCGGAGCGCTCAAGATATCCAAGGAAATATCCGATAAAAGGAAGGAAATCACACCAAACTCAAAGCCGAATCTTGAGCTGATCTTGGTTCAAATTGCGTTCAGACATGGAGCCAGAACTCCGATCTTCCGCTCTCCCTGTCAAGAGTTGGATGAAGTCACTTGGCCAGCACAACTTCATATCGGAGCTCTCCCACATACTGCTGCTGattatgaaatgaaacatgtttcTGGAGGACCGTCTCCCATCTCTGAGACCAACGATAGGCTTTTGAAAAAACTTTTGAAG GGAGGAAGTCCAGTTGGTCAGCTTACCAAAGTAGGTCAACAACAAATGTATGATTTAGGGAAAAGGCATGCTAAAACATATGTGAATGACCTGGAATTTTTACAGGACACATTCAATCCCAAGGAAATTTA TGTTCGCacaacaaattttcaaagaACAATAGACTCGGCAAGATGTGTGGTAGCTGGGATGTTTGGAAAGGAGCAATTAAAAG GGCTTACCATTCACACAGAAGATGAGGATAAAGAGATTTTGTACCCAAATTCAGATTACTGCAAAACCTTACGAAACTGGTTGAGGTATTCACTTAGCTATGAAGGTGTGACATCAGTACAAGGATTCCAAGACAGACAACAGAAGATTCACCAGGCTTTAGCAATAAATTACCATGACAAACCTAACGTGGCAATTCACTTGCGGGACATTGTGGTTACAATGATG GCTCACGACATGGAGGTTCCCAAAGCTATTATTCAGGTTTTAAATGTAATTGAAGAACAAGCATTGCAGCTTTTTCTCTCAATGCAATGCGGGATTTCACAACAATCTAG GAGGAAGGTCCTTTCACTTTCCGTTGGTTTGTTTCTGCAACACATTATGGacaattttgacaagaaaatcaatgatgaaaa CGATTACAAACTGATGCTGTTTTCTGCCCATGACACTACAGTTGTACCGCTTCTTTTGGCTCTTAGAGTATTCGACGACAAGTGGCCAGATTTTGCAGCCGATGTGGCATTTGAGCTCTACAGAGATAAG AACCGTGTCCATTATGTGAGAGTTTTGTACAAGGATGAG GAAAAGATTATCCCGGGATGCTCAAGTCCTATTTGTCCTCTAGACAA GTTTAAAGCGTTGGTCTCGGAGTATTTTGTGGACAACTGGGAACAAGACTGCAACGCTAAATTATGA